Proteins co-encoded in one Pirellulales bacterium genomic window:
- a CDS encoding DUF4440 domain-containing protein, with product MDQQNDEILALNQRLLESILGADWQTYEELCDPSLTAFEPEGRGQLIEGMPFHRFYFDLGPGTEARRVTMASPHVRWLGTEAAVVSYVRLVQKAAAGGPVTIATEETRVWQRRDGQWRHVHFHRSLPTVAQNTL from the coding sequence ATGGATCAACAAAACGACGAGATTCTGGCGCTCAATCAGCGGCTGCTGGAGAGCATTCTGGGGGCCGACTGGCAGACTTACGAAGAATTGTGCGACCCGTCGCTCACCGCTTTCGAGCCCGAAGGACGCGGTCAGTTGATCGAAGGGATGCCGTTCCATCGGTTCTACTTCGATCTTGGGCCGGGCACCGAGGCACGGCGCGTGACGATGGCTTCGCCGCACGTGCGCTGGCTGGGAACGGAGGCCGCGGTGGTGAGCTATGTGCGGCTGGTGCAAAAGGCGGCCGCGGGCGGGCCGGTGACGATCGCCACCGAAGAGACCCGCGTTTGGCAGCGGCGCGACGGCCAATGGCGTCACGTTCACTTTCACCGCTCGCTGCCGACGGTCGCGCAGAACACTCTGTAG
- the ettA gene encoding energy-dependent translational throttle protein EttA, whose product MGQQYIYQISGLTKKYGQREVLKEVWLAFYPGAKIGVLGRNGSGKSTLLRIMAGADKDFDGEARLADGFSVGYVPQEPRLTPDKDVRGNLEEAVAGTRALLKRFDEINARFAEPLDDAQMEKLLAEQAKVQDQIDAVNAWELDRQMEIAMDAMQLPPADADVGKLSGGERRRVALCKMLLEKPDLLLLDEPTNHLDAESVAWLERHLHEYSGTVVAVTHDRYFLDNVAGWILEIDRGRGIPWEGNYSSWLEQKKERLVREEKAASARQKTLERELEWIRMAPRARQAKNKARIKAYETMSAERFEDRQEEFEIQIPPGKHLGDLVIEASHLGKGYGDRLLIDDLTFRLPPGGIVGIIGPNGAGKTTLFRMLVGQERPDAGELRVGPTVELGYVDQNRDALDAEKTVFEEISGGYDNLDMGGRRIPSRAYVARFNFQGSDQQKRVGTLSGGERNRVHLAKLLRRGSNVMLLDEPTNDLDVDTLRALEEAIVNFAGCVVVISHDRWFLDRLATHILAFEGDGYVHWCEGNFQTYEEQRRERLGLAADEPHRFRYKKLQH is encoded by the coding sequence ATGGGACAACAATACATTTATCAGATTTCCGGGCTGACCAAGAAATATGGGCAGCGCGAAGTGCTCAAAGAGGTCTGGCTGGCGTTCTATCCGGGGGCCAAAATCGGCGTGCTGGGCCGCAACGGTTCGGGCAAGAGCACGCTGCTGCGAATCATGGCCGGCGCCGACAAGGATTTCGACGGCGAGGCCCGCCTGGCCGACGGCTTCTCCGTCGGTTACGTGCCACAGGAGCCGAGGCTCACGCCCGACAAAGACGTGCGAGGCAACCTCGAAGAAGCCGTGGCCGGCACGCGGGCCTTGCTGAAGCGGTTCGACGAGATCAATGCCCGCTTCGCCGAGCCGCTCGACGACGCTCAGATGGAAAAACTGCTGGCCGAACAGGCCAAGGTGCAAGACCAGATCGACGCCGTCAACGCCTGGGAACTCGACCGGCAGATGGAAATCGCCATGGACGCCATGCAGTTGCCGCCCGCCGACGCCGACGTCGGCAAGCTGTCGGGCGGAGAGCGCCGCCGCGTGGCGTTGTGCAAGATGCTGTTGGAAAAGCCCGACCTGCTGTTGCTCGACGAACCGACCAACCATCTCGACGCCGAGAGCGTCGCCTGGCTGGAGCGGCACCTGCACGAGTATTCGGGCACCGTCGTGGCGGTGACGCACGACCGCTATTTTCTCGACAATGTGGCCGGTTGGATCTTGGAAATCGACCGCGGCCGCGGCATTCCCTGGGAGGGCAATTATTCGTCCTGGCTGGAGCAGAAGAAGGAGCGCCTGGTCCGCGAAGAAAAGGCCGCCAGTGCCCGGCAAAAGACGCTCGAGCGCGAGCTGGAATGGATTCGCATGGCGCCGCGGGCCCGGCAGGCGAAAAACAAGGCCCGCATCAAAGCCTACGAAACGATGTCGGCCGAGCGGTTCGAAGACCGGCAAGAAGAGTTCGAAATCCAGATTCCGCCCGGCAAGCACCTGGGCGACCTGGTGATCGAGGCCAGCCATCTAGGCAAGGGCTACGGCGACCGCCTGCTGATCGACGATTTGACGTTCCGCCTGCCGCCGGGCGGCATCGTGGGCATCATCGGCCCCAACGGCGCGGGCAAGACGACGCTGTTTCGCATGCTGGTGGGGCAGGAGCGGCCCGATGCCGGCGAGCTGCGCGTCGGCCCGACCGTCGAACTGGGCTACGTCGACCAGAACCGCGATGCGCTCGACGCCGAGAAGACCGTTTTTGAGGAGATTTCGGGCGGATACGACAATCTCGATATGGGCGGGCGGCGCATCCCGTCGCGGGCCTACGTGGCGCGGTTCAACTTTCAGGGGAGCGATCAGCAGAAACGGGTCGGCACGCTGTCGGGCGGCGAGCGGAACCGCGTTCACCTGGCGAAGCTGCTGCGCCGAGGCTCGAACGTCATGCTGTTGGACGAGCCGACGAACGATCTCGACGTCGATACGCTGCGGGCCTTGGAAGAAGCCATCGTCAACTTCGCCGGCTGCGTGGTGGTGATCTCGCACGATCGCTGGTTCTTGGACCGCCTGGCCACGCATATTCTGGCGTTCGAAGGCGACGGCTACGTCCACTGGTGTGAAGGGAACTTTCAGACCTACGAGGAGCAGCGTCGCGAGCGACTGGGCCTCGCCGCGGACGAGCCGCACCGTTTCCGATACAAGAAGCTGCAGCATTAG